GCGTTTTCCTTGGCTACTCATCTACTCAAAAAGGTTATCGAGTTCAAGATATTGCCACTCATAAATTCTTTGTTACTCGAGATGTTGAGTTTCATGAGTCTATTTTTCCATTTGCTCACACCCATGCTCCTCCatctatttttccttctttGCCAGCCTTGTCTCCTGATGAGGATCTTTCTCTTCCTTCATCTTCCATTCCTGCACATATTACTTCCCAAGATGCTCCCATATCACCACCTATCCGAAGGTCATCCAGAGAGTCTCGTCCTCCCATTTGGACTCACGACTTTGTGTGTTCCTCCTCACACTACATGCCTCATTCCATCACAAATTCTGTTAATTACTCCAATATATCTTCCTCCTATAGAGTTTTTCTGTCCCACATTTCTTCCATCAAGGAACCACATACCTACAAAGAGGCAGTACTTGATTCCCGCTGGCAAGCAGCTATGGCCCAAAAATTAGCGGCATTGGATGCTAACCACACATGGGATCTTGTTCCACTGCCTCATGGTAAGCTTCCTATTGGCAACAAATGGGTTTATAAGGTTAAATATCATGCTGATGGACGTGTTGACCGTTTCAAAGCCCGCCTTGTTGCAAAGGGATATACCCAACTCCATGGGATTGATTACCATGACACATTTTCACCGGTAGCTAAGATTACTACTGTCCGTTGTTTGCTTAGTGTTGCTGCCATTTCCAATTGGCCTCTTTATCAAATGGACGTTACAAATGCTTTTCTCCAAGGAGATCTCGACGAGGAAATTTACATGTCCTTGCCTGAGGGTCTTCGAAGTCTAAGGGGGGATTCTATTAGCCTTCGAAGTGAGGGGGAGATAGTGTGCCGGCTAACAAAATCtttatatggtctcaagcaagCTTCGAGACAATGGAACAAGAAGTTTACTAAACATATGAGGCATGCTGGTTTTACACAATCATCACATGATCATTCCTTATTTGTGAAACAGGAACATGACTTCATAACCATTTTATTggtctatgttgatgatatagtTATAACTGGGAATCTTGAGCCTTCAATCTCGAGTCTAAAAGAGTATTTGCATtcgaaaataaagataaaggacTTGGGAACCTTAAAGTATTTTTTGGGAATTGAAGTTGCTCGGTCGAAGGATGGAATCTGTTTGAATCAAGGAAATATGCCTTGGAACTCATCTCGGAAGCAGGACTTGCTGGTGCCAAGGTTGTTAACACGCCTATGGAGCAAAATCTGAAGCTAACTACAAAAGAATATGATGACAGCATTGGACAGAAGAGTTCACTTGATCCATTGCTCGATGATCCTGGTTCTTATCGTAGATTGATTGGGAGGTTGATATATCTTACAGTCACACGACCAGACATATGTTTTACAGTACAGTTGCTGAGTCAATTCATGCATAACCCTAAAACTTCTCACATGGAAGCGGCTGTAAGAGTTTTGAGGTACTTGAAAGGTGCACCAGGACAAGGAATCCTACTTTCTTCACAAAGTTCACTCTCCTTGACTGCATTTTGCGATTCTGATTGGGCCACATGTCCAATGAGTAGAAGATCAGTGACTGGTTATTGTATCAAGTTGGGTGAATCTCTGATTTCTTGGAAAACCAAGAAACAGTCCACGGTTTCAAGATCCTCGGCAGAAACCGAGTACAGGGCAATGGCAAACACAACTTGTGAAGTGGTTTGGATTGTTGAGATTTTAAGAGACATGGGAATGAAATTGAAGCTTCCAGTAAAGCTATATTGTGACAACGTGNTTCGTGGAAGTTGAGAGCTCCATTTCTCAACAAACTGAAATTTCGGTTCGTTTCATGTTTAGGAGGGTACAGTTGTGACAAATGCATTGATAAATGCTCGTAAGGCTGTCGACAACCCCAAGGGGTTGGGGTTTATAATGTTCTTATTCTGTGAACAAATGTTGCATATGTTGTCTGCATGGCGATATGTAAATGAAATGTACTCATAGTGTAAGAACTGCCATTGTGAGTTGTTAGCCTCTCTCTACATTCTAAGCTCAAATTCTCCATTGTCCTAAACTGTTTCTACTTATAATGGTTGTGTGCAGATGGGTTGATTACACTTGGTTCATAGGAATCCAAAAGCCACAAGATTTTCCAGTAGTGAAACAAAAGGAATACGTAATTAGAAATAAAACACCAGAGCTTTTGATTCTGagttgtttaatttttaatatcaatCAAGAAattagatattaaaaaaaaaaagcaatatAAATGTGTAGTAGTAAGTGTAAAATGATGTTTAAAATGTTTGAAAAATGGATgactttatatataattataattatattcttTGGATTAAGCTATAACTTCATTTTCCACGCAGCCCCTGTATCTTAGCTCCATCTCGTTGCTGTCCACGCCAACTATGTCACAGCATTCACATCTATCCATctgatcaaataaaattaagGACACAgtgatttttgtttttgttaataaataaaataattatataattgtgctcattattaattatattaaaaaacgaAAATCAATAATATAGATCAACCTAggacaaaataaaaatgatgaaacttttaattatatattgcaAAATTATGCAGTCTAATTACGTAGTTACCATTCAAATAATATGTATGTATTTACCATGATATATACGGTAGTATTTAATTGCCCATACCCACGTACTACCTAATTACCAAAatatttctataattttttagtTATTAAGTAAATAGTTTTTGAGACGGTCAAGGGTATATATgatccttaattaattaatcatttgacTCTCTGATcaaatctatattttaaatattcgaTATGAATTTATCCCTCAAATTTAAGTGTTCAGgtccaaaataattttatgtaacatgaaaaattatctcattgtttaattttataaaatatatttataatcgattcgatatatgaaaaatattgttttatataaaaaatattttttttattcgtaAATATAGTTCAAGTGACAGTGATAACTGATAGGTGATTTCGCACTAACCTCAACCCGTTTTTTCGCCGGAGAGAGGACTCGGATGCTGGAGACACCCTCAGCTGAATGATTACCACTCAATGCACAAGCGGGCAAGGCACGACGCCAAGCTCTAGAATATCTTGTCACAAGTTCCTCTCCATTTTTCTCTACAGATTCGAAGAAGAAAACATGCGGAGCTTCGCAAGGATCTCGAGAGGGCTTTCGCGTGTTGAACATGAAATTCGGTGGTTGCGAACTCAAAACCCATGGCTTAAAAGTTTCAATTGGAATCTGCAAGTAGCTTCGAGGCATGATCTTCTCGTATATTTGCGCGGAATAGCCCCAAGAAACGGACATGGACCAGTTGGTTCGCCTGTGATAGCAAATGGTTTGCTGTAGCATTCGGGACTGATCGAAGTTTGCCGCCTCCATGAGGTGGCGGGAGGACTCGAAACGGTCCATGGAGGGAAATATCGGGTCCACTATATCGAAATGGTGAAGGGATAGCAACGGAGATACAGGGTGAGAAGATAATAAACCAGATATATCTCCACGTAAATCAATCTGCAACACGTCCAATTTCAGATTTGaagattatataaatatatatttcataaatcaaaGTATCAAGTCTTTGACTGagtataatatattattaagtgttAGAAATTTCGAGTAATTATCTTAgaggataaaaaaatatttaatttcataattatatttcttattatattaaaatactaCTCAaatcactccatattttacatatacaaaatctaaacaaaacttctcTATTAAATCGAaaaactcttctaaattgaaaataattttatgttaattgtttagtattatttgatcaaattaaaaataactagTATATAATTAATCACCTGGTGGTTTCCCTTATGCGGAGACAAGTTAACTCCAAGATCAGCAATACAAGCCCTCGTAGTGTTATCTGCAGATTTCAAGAACGCGTATCTTCGCAAGCAATTTTTCATATCATTGGCAAGAGCTTTTGCCAAAGGGTAACTCAAAACGATCCCAGCTCCACCAAATGCTTGATTAAACGAGAAAAGATAATTCGAAAAAATAGTTTCGGAATGCCCACCGAGATAATAATACTTCCTATGATCATAACCCGCGAccacatcaactatattttctgTGAAAAATATCGAATCATCGTCCCCCATGATCAGCCATCGAAGGTTCTCATGGTCTTCGTTGAACACCTCCATTATCCCATGCACCATCCTCTGCGCCCGAACTTCCGATCTGTTCAAGAATTTCGTGAGATTCTCAGAAACCCTGAAAGGAGGTGAAGCTTCAGGCCACGGAAGAAGATTTGCATTTGGGTTCTTGTCTAGAAATAGGAATCCCCTTGTAACGTTCGGTTTCCACCAAGATTGTATGTATGCTTTCCTGTGGTGCCAGGCTTTCTCCGAACCGATTATTCCGAAAACGAGATGGCTGAGATTTGTGGGCGAAACAGTTCCATTGAGTGGCGATAAGAGGTACTGGGAGGGTGGGGAGATCAAGTGTTTGAATGTGAAGGAGAAGGTGGAGATGAAGTAGAGGATGAAGGCTACTGACAATACCAGTGTCCTGGAAATATTTCTTGTTAGCCTCATTAGTTTGAGCTTTGGATTATTGCAAATGTTTCCTACTCactgaaatatttatataaatcgatttaaaaaaaaattaagattggCTTCATCTCCCTTTGCTAATGGACATGGACATTATACatagattttgatttatattttacttttgttgatttcaataacattttcatgagaATATATGtaatttgattttcatttaCAAGAATTGTGTGAATTCATCTATCTTGTTCAAAATTCAAGTTTGAAAGAATATGGTATTTTTTAAGATACTTGAAAGTATTGATGTATATGTAGAATATTAATTTGTAGCCAAATAGGTGATTGTTGTATAAAAATCTtgaaattatacaaatatattcaATCATTAAATTTCTTTCCATTAGATTCTGGGATTCCTAAGaattttgagaaataaaatgcAAGCAAGATTTCtttttttcaagaaagaaaacaagaataTTGCAACTTTCGGAGAGACGAagatataaatgtatgtatacatttaaaaattagaatttaCGGATTCTAGCCCACTTCAggccatattttaaaaaatatatcgaATAGTTTATGGCATTAATggtaagaagaaaaaaaaaaaggttgcaATTCCTTAAAATATGAAGGATTTGAAAGATATATTGTTAGCATATAAATAGAAACAACTCGGAAAGGTAAATAAAGGGCattttaaagacaaaattgtgtacatattaatcatttaaaataaatttaaacgaAATAACACGACTTTTGCTTTTCTGATAGAATTATTTAGGCTACCCTACTGACCACAACGTAACATTTATAATAACCAATTAAACAATGCCAAATTCGTCAGCTAAATCTACTCACTAATAAAATTCAAAGTCAGCGGCATATAATAATGAGCCTAtgggattttttaaaaaaaattaatgcacGCACACAGTTATACATTAataattgatttgatttatattcaaataaaaataatatctttataaaaattaacgAGAGAAcgataatatcatattttggATTAGTAACAAGAATATACTGTCAAATTAAGATGGATATCTTTTGGAAAGCAACATTATGGTTCATCCACCATTTCAATCTATGAAGCATGATCATTCTTAGTTGAAAACATTATGGAAGCAATGTATCTCgcctaaattttgaattttcttgtgGCGGGACTTACATGATTTTATCCTTACGACGGTAACTTTATTATCTCATCATGTCTGAAAGATGAATGCAAGTTTCATTATACATCTACTAGTAATTGCCTTTTGTTTTGTCTGTTTATTGATGATGTCTAGAAAAATACTTCATTTTGATCTTGTTTAAAATTGCATAGTGATGAATCATTGTTTGATGTTTTGGCACCCTACTCGaggtccataacccaagaagaatGATACATTCCCCAACAATATCACGTGTAAGAATTTTGTCTTTTTTGAAGTATTGTAAGCAGTAACAAATCATTAAAAACTATTAGAAACTTTATTAACAAACAATTATCAATTATGATAGAGTTTTACAAGACCAAACTAACATAGAAGATAAAAACTTACAATGATTTATTATAAATACTTCAGATGCACAGACTCATAGACTAAATGACTTAATATGCTTTCCAACGGATTACCGACGAATCATTCACTGACATTTCCTTCTTATCTAATTCTGGGATACCAGGCTCTAGAAATCGCAATCGATAACGAAAATAGAGATATTAAGTTTAGAAAGGACTTAATGAGATTTAAACGATGACacatatgatataaaatttaaCATAATGATACAATAAGCAAAGTATCAACATATAATCATACAAGTACACGAAAACATGGTAAGTAAAGAATTATGAAGATAACGAGCCAACTGAACTATTATACCTGAACTAAAGTCATGTTCAATGTTCTCAAACTCCAGAACGAAGTCTATTTTACATGGTTCTATCTTTGTTAATCACTTTAACATTCAATCATTAGATCATTCGATGATTAACCAAAACCTCTTTTAGTGGTTATGTTAAGAAATTACTACCCaaaagttttggtgattgacaaaatcaaaacatCACTTGACCGTTTCAGGAAACAGCTGTACTTCGCCTATGTAACAGGTATCAGTTCAACCGCCCAGCTCAGCAACTGGAATATATATCAACTGGCTAAAGCACAAGAAGACTAACCGCGTGAATTTTAGACCGCCTACAAATTCAACCGTTTGGATAAAAAGTAGTTTGGACTTGAATGATCTTCCTGAAAACCGGATCATTAAAGAGAGCTATTTATTTCTCAAAAGACATTCTCTGACCGGCTCCAGATATTCAAAGTTGCACCGCCTCAAAGTCAATTTGTCTCTACACCAGTCCCAAGAATGATCTGCATTTATTTCAATATCCCAGAAAAAGAACATTAAGTGTAGAGTACAAAGTTTTGATGCGGAAAACAGTTACCATAAAAAGAACTCCTCAAGAAATGTGATTCAGAACTATGCTGAGCAAAAATAACATTAAATGCATTGATTGAAGAACAATTAATGCTCTTAAAGATGACAACGACACATCTGCTCAGTAGCTCAGGTTAACGTTGCTTGTCCTTCCCGACCGTCGCAACAATCGGCTATATTAACAAGAGTTGTATGCAAGATGAAAACCACCCCGAGGCAACAAACCTTTCAACTCCCAGCAAAGATAAAGAATTATCAGCTTGCATACTTTAAAAGATTTAGAGCTCATTCAAAGCTTATCTGATTCATCGCTCGATCTGCACGCACTGAACAAAAAGATATTCGATCATTCAAGgatcatttttgtgggactTAAATCAGATTATTCATATCAGTAACCTATTGGTTATTTGATTAAGTTGTGGTGTCTGGTGAACTAAGTGTTCTTAAAATCCAGAAGTGTAAAatgatcactaagagttcctAAACATGCAGTGTGATAAGTCATGATTGGAGTGGGCTGTTGCAAAGAgttttgtaaagccaaagtcttttagtgaaatcctTCCTGaaaaggaagaaggggtgacgtaggagtttcgttctccgaacatccataaaaaacaTTGTGTCGTTATTTTTCAGCTCTGTTTTCTCTCATTATATTTCTTCTGACAAGATTGCCATCGGTTTATTTATCATTAGAAATCTTAAACCATTTCCGCACTTTAAGTGGTTCATATTTCTAACATTTTGAGGAAAATTTTCAACCGCCTCAAAACAGTTGAAAACCAAGTTTAAAATCTAAATAGCTTTTTAAAAGAGTTCATCCCTCCccaaccccccccccccccagcTCTTTTCCGATCCCAACTGGTTACTTTACGAGAATCACACTTAGTGTGATGATATTACAATAAGAGCATTACGTTGGTGGTTACTTTAGTAGATTCACATTAAGTGT
The Primulina huaijiensis isolate GDHJ02 unplaced genomic scaffold, ASM1229523v2 scaffold42411, whole genome shotgun sequence genome window above contains:
- the LOC140969595 gene encoding uncharacterized protein, encoding MRLTRNISRTLVLSVAFILYFISTFSFTFKHLISPPSQYLLSPLNGTVSPTNLSHLVFGIIGSEKAWHHRKAYIQSWWKPNVTRGFLFLDKNPNANLLPWPEASPPFRVSENLTKFLNRSEVRAQRMVHGIMEVFNEDHENLRWLIMGDDDSIFFTENIVDVVAGYDHRKYYYLGGHSETIFSNYLFSFNQAFGGAGIVLSYPLAKALANDMKNCLRRYAFLKSADNTTRACIADLGVNLSPHKGNHQIDLRGDISGLLSSHPVSPLLSLHHFDIVDPIFPSMDRFESSRHLMEAANFDQSRMLQQTICYHRRTNWSMSVSWGYSAQIYEKIMPRSYLQIPIETFKPWVLSSQPPNFMFNTRKPSRDPCEAPHVFFFESVEKNGEELVTRYSRAWRRALPACALSGNHSAEGVSSIRVLSPAKKRVEMDRCECCDIVGVDSNEMELRYRGCVENEVIA